GAGACGGAGCACATTGATATGTGGGCCGATTTTGCCGATGGACTCGACACAGTGGTCTCTGAAGCACAGATCCCACAGGTGAAGGTATTGCTTGAAACAGCAGATGAACTTTTCTCCGAACCCGCAACCGCACTCGGTGCGCTCTATGCGTTTGAGGCACAGCAACCGGCAACAGCGCAATCAAAACTCGCCGGTTTGAAGGAATTCTACCAACTCCCTGAAACGGTTGAGCCGTATTTTGAAACGCATTCGCACAATGAGCATGAAGCGGAGAAACTGCTTGAATGCATCGGCGCGTTACCATCGGAATCTCACACCACTGTCGTGCAGGCATGTGAACAGATGAGTGTCGCCTTGTGGAATGCGCTCACAGGAATTCATGATGCCGAATGCGCATGATACAGTGACATCATATTTTGATGCCCTCGTTGCCAGAGATGCTGAAACCCTCATTGAAATGATGCTTCCTGCTACACACTACG
This region of Candidatus Poribacteria bacterium genomic DNA includes:
- a CDS encoding iron-containing redox enzyme family protein, which codes for MDYKQALDNKIADYNLLNHPFYQAWSAGELPVDALRAYAREYGAFISTVPKGWETLDDAETAAEETEHIDMWADFADGLDTVVSEAQIPQVKVLLETADELFSEPATALGALYAFEAQQPATAQSKLAGLKEFYQLPETVEPYFETHSHNEHEAEKLLECIGALPSESHTTVVQACEQMSVALWNALTGIHDAECA